The Brassica napus cultivar Da-Ae chromosome C7, Da-Ae, whole genome shotgun sequence genomic interval CATACTGTACACATCGCTCTTCTCAGTGGCCTTCAACGAGTAAGCATActctgaaacaaaacaaaacaaaacaaaagaacattAGCTTTAACAGTGGAAAACCAAATCAAGAAACTCAAGATATAACCCTGGTGCAGTGTAGCCATAAGAGCCAGCAAACAAACTATGTGATTCTGTGTTGGTGTCATTACACTCTTCAGTTAAGATCTTTGCGAGTCCAAAATCTCCCAATGGCGCCTCCATGTTGGAGTCAAGAAGCACATTGCTGGTTTTGATATCGCGGTGAACTATAGGAGGAGCACAATCAAAATGAAGATACTCCACTCCTTGAGCCAACCCAAGTGCAATTTTCAATCTTGTTTCCCAATCAAGAAcctgcttcttcttctcgtGAAGCCAGTCCCAGACGCTTCCGTTCGCCATGTACTCATAAATCAACAGGTTCAAGCCTTCTGCTTTGCTAGTGCAGTAACCCTCAGCTTAACCAAATGTCTGTGTCTGATCGTTCAAGCTCTTTCACTTCTATGTTGAAGCTCTTGTTTGACATCAAATCATCTTTCCAGAGAATCTTCTTCACAGCAACGTCTCCACCGTTTTTCAAATCCGCTTTGTAAACTTTTCCTGACCCTCCTGATCCAATCATGAANNNNNNNNNNNNNNNNNNNNNNNNNNNNNNNNNNNNNNNNNNNNNNNNNNNNNNNNNNNNNNNNNNNNNNNNNNNNNNNNNNNNNNNNNNNNNNNNNNNNtaaaaaaaagaaaaaaaaaaaaaaagaattgaaagaAAAGAGTATATGAGAATATAATTTTTGGATCTCAGAGTATGTCAGCAATTGATTCTGTATACTCGAGAGGATCAATACGTTTTTCAACCAAAAGCAAAAGATAAATTGTATGCCCATTAACAAAACATTTCTcttgaaaaatacaaattttacaaGTACTAGGGGGTCGAAAATCTTGGTCCAGAGACTTTTCAAACAGCGTAGACCATTTTAGACACACAACTATTTTAGACACTTAGTGTTCCAAATATTGTTATTATAGTGTTGTTCCCCAAACTATTGTTTGATATAATTTagcgcatataaaacatatGTTTACTGGGCATTAGTCCAAGGTTGCCATTATGTATACTAATCCAGACATTATGTATTATGTACTGTGTGTGTGCGCAGTCACAGGGGGTACACAAAATTATATGGtctaactaaattaatttatttaatcagAATTATAAAAGGAATTGTCTTTCTctattgtttgtttttatttttcaaataaacaaCTTCTGTTTGCTCATTTATAAGATTTGTGCAATCTGAATTATTTTCAGATAGTTGTAAATAcgtaatatattaaatatatgtcagttacatataaaaatgaGGAATTCCTTAGAGATCGATATATTCTCTTGTAACTTTAAGTTTGTACAGTGATGCATATAGTATTTTAGCAATAAAAGATTTTGTTATTACAGTGATGCATATAGTATTTTTTGATACTTATTTGAGGATCATTTTAAAAGTTTGTGCTAATTAAAAATAGATTCTGCTTAGATGTCATTTAATTACGATGACAATTTAACTTACGTAGCAGCTTaataatcaattgaaaaaaaatgttggttCAAATCCAATTACTAAGGAAAACATTATATAacctaaaaatataag includes:
- the LOC125589809 gene encoding LRR receptor-like serine/threonine-protein kinase GSO2, encoding MANGSVWDWLHEKKKQVLDWETRLKIALGLAQGVEYLHFDCAPPIVHRDIKTSNVLLDSNMEAPLGDFGLAKILTEECNDTNTESHSLFAGSYGYTAPEYAYSLKATEKSDVYSMGIVLMEIVTGKSQQMKCLMKRPI